The genomic window TCACGTCGAAGTAGGTGAGCGAACCGATGATCATGAGCGTGGACGACGTCACGAGCGTGTACCGCAGCTGCGGGAGCGTGATGTGGAAGAACTGCTTGACCGTCCCCGCACCGTCGATCTCGGCGGCCTCGTAGAGGGACGCCGGGATCTGCCGCACGCCACCCTGGAACAGGAGCGTGTGGAAGGGCACGAACTGCCACGCGATGATGAAGATCACGACGAAGAGCACGAGCTGCTGGTTGCCGAGCCAGTCCTGCTTGAGGAACGGGATGCCGAGCGACGCCGACAGGCCGAAGTTCGGGTCGAGGATCGCCTTGAACGCGATGGCCGTCGCCGCCGACGACAGCAGGAGTGGCAGGAAGAAGATCGCGCCGAGGACGGCCCGGTTGCGCTGCTTGCCGGCGGTCCAGGTCCCGAGCAGCAGGCTGATCGGTGTCTGGACGATCCAGGAGATCACGATGACCTTGAGGGTGAGGACGAGCGCGTCGATCGCGACCGGGTCGACGAGGACCGAGGCCCAGTTGTCGAGGCCGACCCACGCGGGGTCGGTGATCGCGTCCCAGCGGGTGAAGCTCAGGTACAGGGCGACGATGAGCGGGATGATCGCGAAGACGAGGAAGAAGCCCAGCGCCGGCGCGACCATCCAGCCACTGGGGCCGGTGCGGCGGCGCATCGCTGCCGCACCGGCCCCTCGGGCCCCGTTCAATGGACGGGTGACGGTCATCGGGAGATCACTGTCCGATCGTCTTGTTCATGTTGTCGGAGAACTCCTGCGGGGTGATCTGCAGGTTGAACAGCTGGTCGAGGTTCGTCAGCAGCGCGGTCGCCTGTGCCGGCGGGAGCGCCTGGTCCCACGACATCTGGAAGTTCTTGGCGTTCTTCGTCAGGTCGTAGACGGTCGTGCCGAAGTCGCCGCCGGCGTCCGCGATCTCGGAGTCGATGTCGGTGATGGGAGGCACCTGGCCGGCCTTCACCATGCGGTCGATGTAGCCCTTGTCG from Plantibacter flavus includes these protein-coding regions:
- a CDS encoding carbohydrate ABC transporter permease — encoded protein: MTVTRPLNGARGAGAAAMRRRTGPSGWMVAPALGFFLVFAIIPLIVALYLSFTRWDAITDPAWVGLDNWASVLVDPVAIDALVLTLKVIVISWIVQTPISLLLGTWTAGKQRNRAVLGAIFFLPLLLSSAATAIAFKAILDPNFGLSASLGIPFLKQDWLGNQQLVLFVVIFIIAWQFVPFHTLLFQGGVRQIPASLYEAAEIDGAGTVKQFFHITLPQLRYTLVTSSTLMIIGSLTYFDVIFVLTGGVPSAGTRILPILMYVTGFSASQFGQASVMAIILAVIGLAIALLLTKLSGFAKMDSQQEGL